In the genome of Ignavibacteriales bacterium, one region contains:
- the tnpA gene encoding IS200/IS605 family transposase produces MANTYTQIHIQLIFAVQYRSALIGKSWKEDLYKYIAGIVQAQKHKLIIINGVADHIHLLLGLKPHQSLSDLLQDIKGSSSKWINENKLTNAKFAWQQGYGAFSYSYSHLSKVINYIKNQEQHHLKQSFTEEYLAFLKSFKVEYDEKYMLKEPT; encoded by the coding sequence GTGGCTAACACATACACACAAATTCACATTCAATTGATATTTGCGGTGCAGTATCGCAGTGCATTGATAGGTAAATCCTGGAAAGAAGATTTATACAAATATATTGCGGGCATAGTTCAGGCACAGAAGCATAAACTGATTATTATAAACGGGGTTGCTGATCATATTCATTTACTCCTCGGTTTAAAACCACATCAGTCTTTATCTGATTTATTGCAGGATATAAAAGGCAGTTCATCTAAGTGGATTAATGAGAATAAACTTACGAATGCAAAATTTGCGTGGCAGCAAGGATATGGAGCTTTCTCCTACAGCTATTCACATTTATCTAAAGTTATTAACTATATTAAAAATCAGGAACAACATCATTTAAAACAATCTTTCACAGAAGAATACCTGGCTTTCTTGAAATCTTTTAAAGTTGAATATGATGAAAAGTATATGCTAAAAGAACCTACGTAA
- a CDS encoding site-specific DNA-methyltransferase, with product MQNFPLPRIDLHSELHKLLLPYCRLLKGDTWIDTSKKHKVGCFNAEDTPAIRSFLKSKKATLAIQDPPYNFVAFQERNVDEFIKWSKLWIENTEKILDENCSLYIWLGADQNNHFQPLPEFMMMMSKSSFKSKSFITMRNQRGYGTQKNWMAIRQELLYYTKGNPVFNVNAEYTDIPKVLRGYYKTINGKSTENFERSKSENIRAGNVWVDVQQVFYRMEENVNGCYAQKPLKSIARIIEASSKENDIVVDLFAHSGTTLLACEQTGRKCYTIDADPVFCEIVIRRLEHFRKTGKTGWQNGNPFELEISKDNKLKKYLNSIGK from the coding sequence ATGCAGAACTTTCCTCTTCCAAGGATTGACTTACATTCAGAACTGCACAAATTATTACTACCGTATTGCCGTCTTTTAAAAGGTGATACATGGATCGACACTTCAAAGAAACACAAAGTCGGATGTTTTAATGCTGAAGATACTCCGGCAATCAGATCATTTCTGAAATCAAAGAAAGCAACATTAGCAATACAGGATCCGCCATATAATTTTGTTGCGTTCCAGGAAAGGAATGTTGATGAATTCATTAAGTGGAGTAAGTTGTGGATTGAAAACACAGAAAAAATCCTTGATGAAAATTGTTCTTTATACATCTGGCTTGGCGCTGATCAGAATAATCATTTTCAGCCTCTCCCCGAATTTATGATGATGATGAGTAAATCATCCTTCAAATCAAAAAGTTTCATTACGATGAGGAACCAGCGCGGCTATGGAACACAAAAAAACTGGATGGCGATAAGACAGGAATTACTTTATTATACCAAAGGAAATCCGGTTTTCAATGTTAATGCAGAGTACACCGATATCCCAAAAGTTTTACGGGGTTATTATAAAACAATCAACGGAAAGAGTACTGAAAATTTTGAGAGAAGTAAGTCGGAAAATATTCGCGCTGGGAATGTTTGGGTTGATGTGCAACAGGTGTTTTACAGGATGGAAGAAAATGTAAACGGATGTTATGCGCAAAAACCTCTCAAGTCCATAGCAAGAATAATTGAAGCGAGCAGTAAAGAAAATGATATAGTTGTAGATTTATTTGCTCATTCCGGAACTACATTATTAGCATGTGAACAAACCGGAAGAAAATGTTATACGATTGATGCTGATCCGGTTTTTTGTGAGATTGTAATAAGAAGATTAGAGCATTTCAGAAAAACAGGAAAAACCGGCTGGCAGAATGGTAATCCATTTGAACTGGAAATAAGTAAAGACAATAAATTAAAGAAGTATTTAAATTCAATTGGCAAGTAG
- a CDS encoding TIGR00282 family metallophosphoesterase gives MASINLLFVGDIIGKPGLNLVQTWLPGLIQKYKADFVIANGENASDGKGCTSKEGQILFDLGVHVITGGNHTWDKHQSQDYLKTESRVLRPLNYPKGTYGNGYTIVESKKGKVAVLNLQGRTFMATIDCPFRTADWVLQKIKQETNVVVLDFHAEATAEKIAMANYLDGKVSAVIGTHTHVQTADERILQNGTGYITDVGMSGPYESVIGMKTQAAINRFIYQTPQKYETAENDVHLCGLFLKIDSDSGKTIEIERILFPEFNKKID, from the coding sequence ATGGCTTCAATCAATCTACTATTTGTCGGGGATATAATTGGAAAACCCGGATTAAATTTAGTCCAGACATGGCTTCCAGGACTCATTCAGAAATACAAAGCTGATTTTGTAATCGCAAACGGTGAAAACGCTTCCGATGGAAAGGGATGTACCAGCAAAGAAGGGCAAATACTCTTCGATCTTGGTGTACATGTTATCACCGGTGGTAATCACACCTGGGACAAACATCAATCACAGGATTATTTAAAAACTGAATCAAGAGTACTTCGACCGCTGAATTATCCCAAAGGTACCTATGGTAATGGTTATACAATCGTTGAATCAAAAAAAGGAAAAGTTGCTGTACTTAATTTACAGGGAAGAACTTTTATGGCAACGATTGATTGTCCTTTCCGTACAGCAGATTGGGTACTTCAAAAAATAAAACAGGAAACAAATGTAGTTGTACTTGATTTTCATGCAGAAGCAACAGCCGAGAAAATTGCAATGGCAAATTATCTTGATGGAAAAGTAAGTGCAGTAATAGGTACTCATACGCATGTTCAAACTGCTGATGAAAGAATTTTACAAAACGGTACTGGTTATATAACTGATGTAGGAATGTCCGGTCCTTATGAATCAGTGATTGGTATGAAAACTCAAGCTGCAATTAATCGATTCATTTATCAAACACCACAGAAGTATGAAACCGCCGAGAATGATGTTCACCTGTGCGGATTATTTTTGAAGATTGATTCAGACTCAGGAAAAACAATTGAGATAGAAAGAATTTTATTTCCTGAATTCAATAAAAAAATTGATTAG
- a CDS encoding 3'-5' exoribonuclease — protein sequence MNRKKITDLPVEEAEFAVVDVETTGLNARYNNIIEIGIVKVSNQKITGKYQSLINPAKNIPYFITQMTGISDDDVYNAPMFDEVAEEIKEFIGASILTAHNFSFDYSFLKREFENAGVEPLSNPQLCTLKIARRMYPMLRSKSLGSVCSHLNVKNKNAHRALDDAEVTAKILIKMIKELKKSEEVLNVPELINYQYVISASAPKLKIKKELGDDIVSLPDAPGIYSFLNNKNEIIYIGKAKSLRARLKSYFSPTAPRKTKKILKQATRLKIEITNSELTALLTEAEAIKIVNPKHNTMLKKYGNKYFIRINTSHPFPSVELINSFDFDGNDYFGLFTTRKQAVQVMEMLDKTFSLRECDEKEFNRGKACFLSEIERCTAPCINKNKNIYEDELEKVYEFLYGKNQFALNRLLNRMKEYSDSQKYDKAAVIKSLIDLILAQTHKSSLLAEPVNSANVLFEITENRNKDYLLLLSGKIFIKKYLLDSRHNFDTAIDDYFEGTIQQNIMPSEEDLEKMKITLNWLVKNRNKVRAFYLKEYTSKEELYSVMSRNNFRQDFVSESVFDIKNFLREEIPDSILHED from the coding sequence ATGAATCGAAAAAAAATAACTGATCTTCCTGTTGAAGAAGCTGAGTTTGCTGTTGTTGACGTTGAAACAACAGGGCTCAATGCACGTTACAATAACATAATTGAAATAGGAATTGTAAAAGTTTCGAATCAGAAGATCACCGGAAAATATCAGTCACTAATTAATCCTGCTAAAAACATTCCTTACTTCATCACACAGATGACAGGTATTTCAGATGATGATGTTTATAACGCACCGATGTTTGATGAAGTTGCTGAAGAGATAAAAGAATTTATCGGTGCTTCAATTTTAACAGCGCATAATTTTTCTTTCGACTATTCATTTCTTAAAAGAGAATTTGAAAATGCTGGCGTTGAACCACTATCAAACCCGCAACTATGTACATTAAAGATTGCCCGGCGAATGTACCCGATGTTAAGAAGTAAATCACTCGGTTCAGTTTGCAGTCATCTGAATGTTAAAAATAAAAATGCTCACCGCGCACTTGATGACGCTGAAGTGACAGCAAAGATACTGATCAAGATGATTAAAGAGCTTAAGAAGAGCGAAGAAGTACTAAATGTTCCTGAATTAATTAATTATCAATATGTAATCTCGGCGTCAGCGCCAAAATTAAAAATCAAAAAAGAATTAGGTGATGACATTGTATCACTGCCTGATGCGCCAGGTATCTATTCCTTTCTGAATAATAAAAACGAAATTATATATATCGGGAAAGCAAAATCACTCAGAGCGAGATTAAAATCCTACTTCTCACCTACCGCTCCGAGAAAAACAAAAAAAATTCTTAAACAGGCAACAAGATTAAAAATTGAAATTACCAACTCCGAGTTAACCGCTCTTTTAACAGAAGCAGAAGCAATAAAGATCGTTAATCCGAAGCACAACACAATGTTGAAGAAATACGGCAACAAGTATTTTATAAGGATCAACACATCTCATCCTTTCCCTTCAGTTGAATTGATAAATAGTTTTGACTTTGACGGCAATGACTACTTCGGATTATTCACAACCAGAAAACAAGCTGTACAGGTAATGGAAATGCTTGATAAAACTTTTTCATTACGTGAGTGTGATGAAAAAGAATTTAACCGAGGCAAAGCATGTTTTCTTTCTGAAATAGAAAGATGTACAGCGCCATGCATCAATAAAAATAAAAACATATATGAAGATGAACTTGAAAAAGTTTATGAGTTCCTTTATGGTAAAAACCAGTTTGCTTTGAACAGGCTATTAAACAGAATGAAAGAATATTCCGACTCGCAGAAGTATGATAAAGCGGCTGTTATAAAATCACTTATTGATCTGATCCTAGCGCAGACTCACAAATCCTCCCTGCTTGCAGAGCCTGTTAACAGCGCTAACGTATTATTTGAAATTACCGAGAACAGGAATAAAGATTATCTCCTTTTGTTGTCAGGCAAAATTTTTATAAAAAAGTATCTGCTTGATAGCCGGCATAACTTCGACACAGCCATCGATGATTACTTTGAAGGGACAATACAGCAGAACATTATGCCCTCGGAAGAAGATCTCGAAAAGATGAAAATCACACTTAACTGGCTGGTTAAAAACAGGAATAAAGTCCGTGCTTTTTATTTAAAAGAATATACATCGAAGGAAGAACTTTATTCAGTAATGAGCAGAAATAATTTCAGGCAGGATTTTGTTTCTGAGTCTGTCTTTGATATAAAGAATTTTTTGCGTGAAGAAATCCCTGACTCAATTCTGCACGAAGATTAA
- a CDS encoding MATE family efflux transporter codes for MQTIKSHLFHTFELAYPVVIGQLGFIMMQVVDSMMVGGLGAVPLAGSSVANSLAILIFIIGLGVSIAVTPLVAISVGAKREEECGTLFRQSLIINMMLSLILCLIVFISSDFLKFLNQPVNVIDYASSYAKIIGLSFIPAMLFQTYKQFIEGFSMMRPAMVITIAANVSNIISNWLLIYGNLGFPKLGLDGAGWATFISRLFMAAMLIMYVRKLSKFSNYDLSLKFKPANISVIKKILSLGLPSGFQYFFEVGAFSFAVIMVGWLGAKELAAHQIAINLASISFMGALGISAAGSIRVGNEVGREDIHETRRAGFSAILLSASFMFLCGLIFIILKDELPKLYINDPVVISLASSILLIAALFQLSDGVQAVGIGILRGLTDVKGPTVITFIAYWIVALPVGYLLGFTMEFGVIGIWVGLLIGLSASALMLTLRFQIKSKHIIQVNIQE; via the coding sequence ATGCAAACAATTAAATCTCATTTATTCCATACATTCGAACTTGCATATCCTGTTGTCATTGGGCAATTAGGATTTATTATGATGCAGGTTGTTGACAGTATGATGGTTGGCGGGCTTGGAGCCGTACCTCTCGCAGGTTCGTCAGTTGCAAACAGTCTTGCAATCCTGATTTTCATCATTGGGCTCGGAGTATCGATAGCAGTTACACCATTAGTCGCAATTTCTGTAGGTGCTAAACGGGAAGAGGAGTGCGGCACTTTATTTCGTCAGTCACTAATAATTAATATGATGCTTTCCTTAATACTATGCCTCATAGTTTTTATCAGTTCTGATTTTCTGAAATTCCTTAATCAACCTGTTAATGTAATCGATTATGCATCATCTTATGCGAAGATAATTGGCTTATCCTTTATACCGGCAATGTTATTTCAAACATATAAACAGTTCATCGAAGGCTTTTCAATGATGCGCCCTGCGATGGTTATTACAATCGCGGCGAATGTAAGTAATATCATTTCAAATTGGCTGCTCATCTATGGGAATTTAGGTTTCCCTAAATTGGGATTGGATGGTGCGGGATGGGCTACTTTTATATCACGGCTTTTTATGGCAGCGATGCTCATCATGTACGTTAGAAAATTATCAAAGTTTTCTAACTACGATCTTTCATTAAAATTCAAACCAGCTAACATTTCAGTTATAAAAAAGATATTATCATTAGGATTGCCAAGCGGATTCCAGTATTTCTTTGAAGTAGGTGCATTTTCATTTGCAGTTATTATGGTTGGATGGCTGGGCGCTAAAGAACTGGCTGCACATCAAATAGCCATCAACCTTGCATCAATTTCATTTATGGGAGCGCTCGGGATATCCGCAGCAGGGAGTATAAGAGTTGGTAATGAAGTCGGCAGAGAGGATATTCATGAAACAAGACGAGCAGGTTTTTCAGCAATTCTACTTTCTGCATCATTCATGTTTTTATGCGGATTAATTTTTATCATCCTCAAAGATGAACTCCCAAAACTTTATATAAATGATCCGGTGGTTATTTCACTTGCATCATCTATTCTATTAATCGCGGCGCTGTTCCAACTGTCAGATGGCGTTCAGGCGGTTGGAATTGGAATACTGCGCGGATTGACTGATGTAAAAGGTCCAACCGTAATTACATTTATAGCTTATTGGATCGTTGCTTTGCCTGTCGGATATCTGTTAGGTTTTACAATGGAGTTTGGTGTAATAGGAATCTGGGTTGGTTTATTGATCGGTCTTTCTGCATCAGCGTTAATGTTAACTTTAAGATTTCAAATTAAAAGTAAACATATAATCCAGGTGAATATTCAGGAGTAA
- a CDS encoding HEAT repeat domain-containing protein produces MKKLFFFFVVFVLTVIVSSEILAKEPVLPLSKAVQELAVDNLLAGLESDNFGLKTSSAFMLGELASEKAVLPLMKILHTDANEDARIVAALALYKIGDERGLYAVKQAVRFDDSQRVSKLCFKFYNAHLQKESAGSIVVASK; encoded by the coding sequence ATGAAAAAGTTATTTTTCTTTTTCGTTGTTTTTGTTCTGACAGTTATAGTCAGCTCAGAAATTCTTGCCAAAGAACCGGTACTTCCTTTGAGTAAAGCTGTTCAGGAATTGGCTGTGGACAATCTGCTTGCCGGGTTGGAATCCGATAATTTCGGATTAAAAACAAGTTCAGCATTCATGCTTGGTGAACTTGCATCTGAAAAAGCTGTTTTACCTCTGATGAAAATTCTTCATACAGATGCAAATGAGGATGCACGTATAGTAGCAGCGCTGGCTCTTTATAAAATCGGCGACGAACGCGGACTCTATGCCGTAAAACAAGCTGTTCGGTTTGACGACAGTCAAAGAGTAAGCAAACTTTGTTTTAAATTTTATAACGCGCATCTTCAAAAAGAATCCGCAGGATCGATAGTGGTAGCTTCAAAATAA
- a CDS encoding ZIP family metal transporter, producing MLADVIIKTSIALVSAIAGGALTFLIKLDHKKLCVLISLSAGALLGAAAFTLIPESSINLSIIEVAVSGISGFMLFWIISKYYAHICPACSASHFDEQTTKKFSEIILTLFTALSFHSLLDGIAISTGHMHGHEEHNSIFLAITTHKFPEGLALASLMFGANYSRAKIITYVVLIEMTTVVGGVIGYFLVGADFPHYWMGILMAHIAGGFVFLAMHAVLGEMLRNHKLLVSVSFFSGLAIIFLVRLLVH from the coding sequence ATGTTAGCGGATGTAATAATTAAAACTTCCATCGCCTTAGTTTCAGCAATTGCCGGTGGAGCTTTGACTTTTCTTATAAAACTGGATCATAAAAAACTTTGTGTTCTAATTTCATTATCTGCCGGGGCTTTACTTGGCGCTGCCGCTTTCACTTTAATTCCTGAGTCATCTATAAATCTTTCAATTATTGAAGTGGCAGTAAGTGGTATTTCCGGATTTATGTTGTTCTGGATAATAAGTAAATATTATGCACATATATGTCCGGCATGCAGTGCGTCCCATTTTGATGAACAGACCACAAAAAAGTTTTCTGAGATAATACTTACTTTGTTCACAGCTTTATCCTTCCACTCACTGCTTGATGGAATTGCAATTTCAACCGGACATATGCACGGACACGAAGAACACAATTCAATTTTCCTTGCAATTACTACACACAAATTCCCGGAAGGTTTAGCTTTAGCTTCATTAATGTTTGGTGCAAATTATTCCCGCGCAAAGATTATCACTTATGTTGTGTTGATCGAAATGACAACAGTGGTTGGCGGAGTTATCGGATATTTTCTCGTCGGCGCTGATTTTCCTCATTACTGGATGGGGATATTAATGGCGCACATTGCAGGCGGTTTTGTTTTTCTTGCAATGCATGCTGTGCTTGGTGAGATGCTCAGAAATCATAAACTGTTAGTATCGGTTTCTTTTTTCTCAGGTTTAGCGATTATCTTTCTTGTACGACTTTTAGTTCATTAA
- a CDS encoding TerC family protein: MEWITDPQALIALLTLTVLEIVLGIDNIIFISILSGKLPQEQQKKARVLGLALAMITRILLLFSISLIIKLTEPLFTVYSLGISGRDLILILGGLFLLAKSTHEIHDKLEGAGTETKSAKVSSFTSVIVQILLLDIVFSLDSVITAVGMANHLGVMITAVIIAVIFMMFFANPISNFVEKHPTIKILALSFLLLIGFSLIIEGMHQHIPKGYIYFAMAFSVFVEMLNLKMRKKSTPVKLHSTMKQDK, translated from the coding sequence ATGGAATGGATTACAGATCCACAGGCTTTAATAGCTTTACTTACATTGACAGTTCTGGAGATAGTACTCGGAATTGATAATATAATTTTTATTTCTATTCTATCAGGAAAACTGCCTCAGGAACAACAGAAAAAAGCAAGAGTTCTTGGACTTGCCTTAGCTATGATTACCAGAATCCTGCTGCTCTTTTCAATTTCATTAATTATAAAATTAACTGAACCTCTTTTCACAGTGTATTCCTTAGGTATATCCGGCAGGGATCTGATTCTGATTCTTGGAGGATTATTTCTACTTGCGAAAAGCACTCACGAAATTCACGATAAACTTGAAGGTGCCGGGACAGAAACAAAATCTGCAAAAGTCTCCTCATTCACCAGTGTGATTGTTCAGATACTATTGCTTGATATTGTCTTCTCACTTGATTCAGTGATAACTGCTGTAGGTATGGCAAATCACCTGGGAGTTATGATTACAGCGGTGATAATAGCTGTTATCTTCATGATGTTCTTTGCGAATCCAATCAGCAACTTTGTTGAAAAACATCCGACAATAAAAATCCTTGCCCTCAGTTTTCTTTTATTGATTGGATTTTCACTGATCATAGAAGGAATGCATCAGCATATCCCAAAAGGTTATATATACTTTGCAATGGCGTTCTCAGTATTTGTTGAAATGTTGAATCTGAAGATGCGGAAAAAATCAACTCCTGTTAAACTGCATAGTACAATGAAGCAGGACAAGTGA
- a CDS encoding MBL fold metallo-hydrolase: MKIQFIGAAHTVTGSQHLLTINGKKILLDCGLYQGKRKEAFEINRNFNFIPAQIDSLIVSHAHIDHTGNIPNLVRQGFDGPIFATSATVDLCNIMLRDSAFLQEKDVKFVNKKRSKQNKKLFEPLYTIEDVEKSISNFIGIQYDKMFEVIPGVKVTFRDAGHILGSAGVLLEINENGKNYRIGFSGDIGRTDTPILRDPNILTDLDALIMESTYGNKLHSVVEEVETEVAETVNEVIHNGGKIIIPAFAVGRTQLLVYVLHKLFDQNRIPVFPIYVDSPLAVNATEVYRAHPECYDRETYRVFIDNYEDPFGFNRLTYIRNAEESKKLNSSKEPCMIISASGMAEGGRIVHHLANNIENPRNMILFAGYAAQETLARKIMDGAEEVNILGNLYKVRCKIKSMDYFSAHADQKGLLDYLKLSSPEKLKNIFLVHGEEEQALPLLQKIKDKGFRNVHFPKKGDVAEI, from the coding sequence TTGAAAATACAATTTATCGGGGCTGCACATACAGTAACGGGTTCTCAGCATCTTCTCACAATTAACGGAAAAAAGATTCTTCTCGACTGCGGTCTATACCAGGGTAAAAGAAAAGAAGCGTTCGAAATAAACAGGAATTTTAATTTTATTCCGGCTCAGATCGATTCGTTAATTGTCTCACATGCGCATATTGATCATACCGGTAATATTCCAAATCTTGTTCGTCAGGGTTTTGATGGTCCAATTTTCGCAACATCGGCAACAGTTGATCTATGTAATATCATGCTGAGAGACTCTGCGTTCTTACAGGAAAAGGATGTAAAATTCGTTAATAAAAAAAGGTCTAAACAAAATAAAAAATTGTTTGAACCGCTTTACACAATTGAGGATGTTGAAAAATCAATATCTAACTTTATCGGCATTCAGTACGACAAAATGTTTGAAGTTATCCCGGGAGTAAAAGTCACTTTCCGTGATGCTGGTCATATACTTGGTTCAGCAGGGGTACTACTTGAAATAAATGAAAACGGCAAGAACTATCGTATCGGTTTTAGCGGCGATATCGGAAGAACTGATACACCAATATTAAGAGACCCGAATATTCTTACGGACCTTGATGCACTAATAATGGAAAGTACCTATGGTAACAAACTTCATTCGGTAGTTGAAGAAGTGGAAACAGAAGTTGCTGAAACAGTGAATGAAGTTATACACAATGGCGGTAAAATAATTATTCCTGCTTTTGCTGTTGGAAGAACACAGCTTCTTGTTTATGTACTTCATAAACTATTTGATCAAAACAGGATTCCAGTGTTTCCGATTTATGTTGACAGTCCGTTAGCGGTTAACGCGACAGAAGTTTACCGCGCACACCCTGAATGTTACGACAGGGAAACATACAGAGTTTTTATTGACAACTATGAAGACCCGTTTGGATTTAACAGGCTGACATATATCCGTAATGCGGAAGAATCCAAGAAGCTTAATTCAAGTAAAGAACCCTGTATGATTATCTCAGCTTCCGGAATGGCTGAAGGAGGCAGAATCGTTCATCATCTCGCAAACAACATTGAAAATCCCAGGAACATGATTTTATTTGCTGGTTATGCAGCACAGGAAACTCTTGCCCGTAAAATTATGGATGGTGCGGAAGAAGTAAACATTCTTGGAAACCTTTACAAAGTCAGATGTAAGATTAAATCAATGGATTACTTCAGTGCTCATGCAGATCAAAAAGGATTACTCGATTATTTAAAACTCTCTTCACCGGAAAAGCTTAAAAATATTTTTCTTGTTCACGGTGAAGAGGAACAGGCATTACCTCTTCTACAAAAAATAAAAGACAAAGGCTTCCGTAATGTACATTTCCCAAAAAAGGGTGATGTAGCAGAAATCTGA
- a CDS encoding DUF4920 domain-containing protein, protein MKQIKAIILVLIISSTLIYAGDGKKYGKDISLTEKTKISEILSNPKEYVGKKVLVEGTIVDVCNKRGCWMELASDKEFEKVRIKVKDGEIVFPVEAKGSTALVEGEVYEINLTKEEALEHAEHIAEEQGKKFDPSTVTGPVTLYQIKGLGAEIK, encoded by the coding sequence ATGAAACAGATAAAAGCAATAATTTTGGTGCTAATAATTTCTTCAACACTTATTTACGCAGGTGATGGAAAGAAGTATGGAAAGGATATTTCTTTAACAGAGAAAACAAAAATTTCTGAAATACTTTCAAACCCCAAAGAATATGTTGGCAAGAAAGTGCTTGTGGAAGGAACAATTGTAGATGTGTGCAATAAACGCGGCTGCTGGATGGAATTGGCAAGTGACAAAGAATTTGAAAAAGTCAGAATAAAAGTAAAAGATGGTGAGATAGTTTTTCCTGTTGAAGCAAAAGGTAGCACGGCATTAGTTGAAGGCGAAGTTTACGAAATAAATCTTACCAAAGAAGAAGCTTTAGAACACGCAGAGCATATAGCTGAAGAGCAAGGAAAGAAATTTGATCCGTCAACAGTTACCGGTCCTGTTACTTTATATCAGATCAAAGGATTAGGTGCCGAAATCAAATAA
- a CDS encoding PepSY-associated TM helix domain-containing protein translates to MKFRITHWIRILHRDIGYIAAGLTVIYAISGIAVNHVDEWNPNYTTETVKLKMDPIPTEDLKSQEIVNKILFSIGETGKIKNTFRPDPKTLQIFVEGNTITVNSESGEIIQEKISSRTILRETNFLHLNAPKKVWTYVADLFAVALLFLAISGLFMIKGSKGIKGRGAWLSSLGLLIPIIFLLIYYY, encoded by the coding sequence TTGAAATTCAGAATTACACATTGGATAAGGATACTTCACCGGGACATAGGATACATTGCTGCCGGGTTAACTGTTATTTATGCAATTTCAGGAATCGCTGTAAATCATGTTGATGAATGGAATCCAAACTACACAACAGAGACGGTTAAACTGAAAATGGATCCAATACCTACAGAAGATCTGAAATCACAAGAGATTGTTAACAAAATTCTCTTTTCCATAGGCGAAACTGGAAAAATAAAAAACACTTTCAGACCGGATCCAAAAACACTTCAAATATTTGTTGAAGGAAACACTATAACAGTAAATTCAGAATCCGGTGAGATTATTCAAGAAAAGATTTCCAGCAGAACGATTCTAAGGGAAACTAATTTTCTTCACCTTAATGCACCAAAAAAAGTTTGGACTTATGTTGCAGATCTTTTTGCTGTTGCCTTGTTATTCCTGGCTATTTCCGGATTATTTATGATTAAAGGAAGTAAAGGAATTAAAGGCAGAGGTGCGTGGTTAAGTTCACTGGGGTTATTAATTCCTATCATTTTTCTGCTCATATATTATTACTAA